The genome window TGCCACTGCAGACCTTGTATCGCTCCATCCCAGTCAGCATGATTTACCGATTAGGCTTTATCATGGCGATGCAGATACGATGGTGCAGCCGCAGCTTGCCGAAGACGCGTTAGGTCAACTACAAGCGCTAGGACTTACTGGCAGTTTGCAGCATTATTCAATGGGGCACGAGGTGTGTTTGGCCCAGATTCAAGATATCGGTGCCGCTATTAATCAGTGGCTTTCAAGCAGTGGATAGGCTAATAATTAATCACACATGTTATCAAGGTGATCTTAGATGCAATATAAATCAGTCATTATCAGCTTTATACTCGGCAGCGTCTTAACGCTTGCGGCACTTTTTTTCGGTAAAAATATGCTGCTAGAGCGCCAGGGCTTATCCTTAATTGACAGTGAGCAATTAACGGCGCTTGAACTATCGCAGCAGAGGCTTTTGCAGGCTGAACAAGTTATCAGTGAACACAAGGCATCGATCAAAGCAAGGCAGGCCAAACGCGTGGTTACTCGCGTGACCGCCGCGACCTCAGCAACCTTTGTACCCTCGCTTGATTCAGCACTGGTGCCCGTCATTGTTTTAGGTATGGAAGCGCAGGATTATTGTGAGCAACAACAAGAGCTGCAGGCCATCCTAGATGTGTTTTCTGGCGCTCAAACTGACTACGATATGCAGGCATGCCTAGACGATATTCAACAGCAGATGCAAGTCACCGCAACGGATGCTTCAAAAGAAGTTGAAGCTGCTGTGGATGATTTTTTGAATTCGCTGAAGTCGCAGGGGCAAGCTTTGTTGCAGCGGCTGATGGATGCCTATCAGGCACCATAGACTTGCATGGAAAGGGCTCACATCATGAAGCTGTTTTTTTCGGCTAGATGATTTTGCCAAATAGTTTAAATAAAAAGATAGTTAAATAGTCTGGCCAGACAGAGTTTCTAGCAAGGCTAGTATCTAAGCAAATCGTCATATTATTTTTAGCGCATATTGGGTTGGCGCGTGCTTTACTGCAGTTATTGAAAATAAAAGCAATAGGACTGCAGCATGTTAAATATCTTTATCACCGGTGCGACTAATGGCATTGGTCGGGCAACCGCCATTGCGCTGGCTCAACAAGGCCACCGGCTGTTTTTATTATGTCGCAATCCTGATTTGGCAGAGTCTTTGCGTTCTGAACTGGATGCGCTGAGCAATATCCCGGTAACCGTTTATATAGCAGATTTGGCTGAGGTAAATAGCATCAAAGCCGCAGTTGCTGAATTTTTAGCATTGAATATCCCACTGCACCGCCTCATCAATAATGCCGGTGTCATGCATACCTCAAGACATGTGTGCACGATAAACGGGGAAGAGCTCGAACAGATGTTTGCGGTTAATCATTTAGGCCACTATTTGTTAACTATGCTGTTGCTGCCCAAGCTGATCGACACCGGCCAGCAGGCTGATCAGCCATCTCGCTTGGTCATTGTTGCCTCTGAAGCGCATGCCTTATTTTGTAAAGGCATGAATTTTGATGACTTAAATGCACAGCAGTCGTTTAAACCGCTGCGTGAATACGGTCGCTCAAAGTTAGCAAATCTGCTTATGATGATGTCCTTACTGCCAGATGTGAATCCGCAGCATGTATTAATTAACGCGTTGCACCCCGGCGCAGTGCAGTCAGGGCTTGGTGGGTCTGGCCAGTGGTATGAGCCGATTATAAAAGGTTTGCTGAGGCCGTTTTTTTTGACCGCAAGTGAGGGTGCCGCCACTTCGCTCTATGTTACAACGGCAGATATCTCCACCCACGGCGGTTATTATGTAAAATCAAAATTGCATCGAATGAAGCCCTGGGCTGAAGACCCGGTTGCAGCAGAAAAGCTAGCGCATTATTCGAAGCGTATTCTTGGCTTAGAGCAGACTTCAATTGATACTGAGCATGGCTAGTGCCTTATTTTTATTCAGCTTCAGCTAAATAGCCAATATTCGACGGGGTCATCAGGGCATACCTGCGGCCCGCACTCGGCAAACGTTAGTAAGGTGTTAGCTAGTAAGATGCATACAGCAACGAGGCAGCTAAGCTTGATCAGCCAAGGTTGTTTTTTGAATCCAGCATAGCGCGGCATGAACTCTGTTTTATATTGTGCTGCAAAACTGCTGATAACGCTGAAACCAATAATCATGATGACAAAGCAGACAAAAGCCCAGGTGTAAAAATGCATGCCCCAAAGCGGTTCACCATAGCCAGGTGTGCCAGGGATAACATGCAAACTGACCTGCCTCAGTGCAGCTGCGCCACCAAACACTGCAGATAAGGAGGCGAAGCCATAATAGACAGGCTTTGGGCCATGTAAGCTGTTTAGCATTAATGCTAGCATCACCGCTGAGAACCCCAGTCGTTGAATGAGGCATAAAGGGCAGGGCAGCTCATTGGCTACAAGCTGATCGTAAATGGCATAGCCCATGATAGCTGAGACGGCTAACAGACCTAATGCGTTTAGTTGACGAAAAAAATCCGGCATTTAACAAGCCCCCTACAGTAAGATAGTTAAGCTATCGCTTGCGTGATAACTGAGCCAATATGCACAGAGTATGAGGGTAATAATGCCTAGGCTTAATGCAGGCTTGTGCGCACCATTGATCGCGGTGATAGCGGCAATGAAAAAGAGTAGAAATAATAAACTCATCATATCGATGTGCCTGTATCAGTTTTGTTGCTGTTTATCAGTCTCTTTAGCGTGTGCTAAGGCAGCGAGTTAATGATGCCAATTTATGCAACGGCTATTCTCTATCGCTTAACTTTAGTAGAATTTAGTTTATTTTTTACCAGAAATATAGCTTTTAAGGTACTGTTTTTTTTGAACATCTATCCTTTTAGTCTCTGTTAACAGTGATTCTATCTTTAAACCCTTAAATCTTTTAAGCTTGAAAAATGAGTTGTAGAGATCTCTCGAGAGTAGCGTATGTGCAAGCTTGCAATTTTTGTTGATGTGCAAAATATTTATTACACCACGCGTGATCAGTATGGGCGGGCATTTAATTATCGCTATTTTTGGCAGCAGATAGAAAGTCAGGGTGATATTGTGATGGCTACCGCTTATGCCATTCATCGTGGTGATGATAAACAGTTTAAGTTTCAGCAAGCATTAAAGCATATTGGCTTTGAGCTTAAGTTAAAGCCCTTTATACAGCGCCGCGATGGCTCAGCAAAGGGTGATTGGGATGTCGGTATCACGTTGGATGTGATGACGGCTGCGCCTGCCGTTGATAAGGTGATTTTGCTATCTGGCGATGGTGATTTTGACCTATTATTAGCGCGTATCAAGCGTGATTATCAGGTGCAGACGCAAGTATTTGGTGTGCCTCAGCTAACCGCTGCAAGTTTGATTGAGGTGGCTGATGAATTTCAGCCTATAGATCAAGCTTGGCTATTGCCAAGCTAAGTATCTGTCAGGCAACTTGGTCTCAGGTTTTTAGCAGCTGACGATCCAGTTTAGCTAAGCGCTTTATCGCCCGGCGTTCAAATATAATGGCGATTAAACAGAGCGCTGTCACGCTTAAAACGGCTATAGCAAGACTTGAATATAGCATGCTCATGATGGCTCCCCCTTTCTTTTCGCTTTAGATCTAAAGCCTAGTCAAGTTTGTCAGTTTTGCTATGGCTTGAGCGTAATTTTTTGTCTGTCGAAAAGTTTATTTTATCGATTAAAACGCCACGTTTTATTTGTTGCGTATCTAAGGAACTGTTTTTAATAGGATGGAAGCGCAATGCCTGAAGGGCCTGAGATTCGTCTAGCGGCAGATAAGCTGCAGGCAGTTCTGCAAGATAAGCCGGTCACTGTGTCGTTCGGTCTGCCAAAGCTCGCGCATTATGATGAGCTGCTTAGCGGCGAGCGTATTATTGCCCTGGAAACCCGAGGTAAAGCCTTGCTAACGCATTTTGAGCATGGCTACAGCATATATTCGCATAATCAACTATACGGCGTTTGGAAAGTTGTGAAGGGCCATGCTTTGCCGGCCAGCTCTCGTTCACTGCGATTGTTATTACAAACGGATAGCCACTCAGCGATTTTATATAGCGCTTCTGATATCAGCGTATGGCCCACTGCAGAGCTTGCGATGCACCCATTTCTAGCGCGCGTGGGTCCCGATATTTTAAACCCTTCGCTGCACTGGCGCGATATTGCTGCCTTATTACAGTCAGCCAGATTTCGTCGGCGTGAGCTAGCCAGCCTGTATTTAGATCAGCACTTTTTAGCTGGGATTGGTAATTACTTGCGTTCAGAGATTTTGTTTATTGCTCAGTTGCAGCCAAAGCTTAAGCCTTCTCAACTCTCACGTGCGCAAGTAGGTCAGCTGGCCCGTGCAACGCTAACGGTGAGTCAACGTAGCTATGCTACTCGAGGCATTACGCTTGCGCCTAACTTGGCTAAACGGCTGAAGCGTGAAGCTGGGCCGCGTGAGCGCCGTCGCTTTTATGTCTTTAGCCGTGATGGCCTTCCTTGCTATGTCTGCGGCACGGAGATTCAGCGTTTAGAGCTGAATGGGCGGCGACTGTATTGCTGTCCACACTGCCAAGCTGATGTTTAGCCTTACGCTAGCCTAACGGGTGTGAATCAGCGGCAGCTCGTCAAGTTTGGTGGTATAGGCTGGCGATTTGAACTGTCGCTGCATTTGCCAATCTGGATCGATACCGCTACTGGCAAAAAACACCTGGGCTTGTTGGCGATTTAGCTGATCTAGCGTTTGCATCAGCTGGCGCGAACGCTCAGTTTGATATTGCTGAAAAAAATTTAACTGGCTGGGCTGTTCGTCGATCAGTTCAATTAAGCCCACTCCAGCTTTGGCATAGGCGTGACCAGGACGAAAGATTGATCTCACGGCCTGCTGACTGGCGGCAATAATATGCCGCGTATCGTTACTGGCGTAGGGCAGTACAACGGTGGCACTGTTGCGGTAGGGCTCTGTGTCAAAGCGCGAGGTTTGCACAAAGGCGGTGATAGTTTTCACTAAACTGTGCTGCTGACGCAGCTTGCCTGCTGCACGCGTGGCATATAGGCTGACCGCTTGCAATAAACCCTCCAGTGTATAAACCCGCTGCCCAAATGAGCGAGTCGAATAAATTTGCTGCTTTGGGCTCGGTTGGTTTTCAAGACTTAGACAGGCCTCGCCATTGAGCTCGGCGATCGTGCGGGCAAGGTTAACACTAAAATGTTTGCGGATATGTTTGGCGTTAGCTGCCTGTAAGTCGTACACCGTGTGTATATCAAACATGGCTAAACGTTTGGCCAGTCGGTGGCCAACCCCCCATACTTTACTGACCGGTAATTTTTTAAATACGGCATGCCACTGTGCTGGCTGGTCCAGCATGCAAACGCCGTGTAAGCGTTGTGATTTTTTGGCAATATGATTCGCTAACTTTGCTAAAGTTTTACTCGGGCCGATACCGACACATACCGGCATTCTCACATCGCGCCACACCGTATGCTTTATCTGTTGACCATAGTCCGGTAGCGGTATACCTATTTGTTTTAATGATAGAAACGATTCATCTATCGAATAGACTTCAAGTTCTGAGCTAAAGCGCGATAAGGTATCGACCACCCGTTGTGAAATATCGGCATAGAGTGCGTAATTGCTGCTAAACACGGCAACGCGATGCTGCTCTAATAGCGGCTTTAGCATAAAGTAGGCCTGTAGATCAGGTATGTTCAGCGCCTTTGCGGCGGCATTGCGCGCCACAATGCAGCCGTCGTTATTGCTTAATACCACGACTGGGCGATGCCGTAAGTCGGGTCGAAAAATCTGCTCGCAGCTGGCGTAAAAACTGTTGCAGTCAACCAGTGCGAACATGCAGGTATCGGATGCAGTGTGTTACAACGCCCTCAATCACGCAGTCCATTGCGTCATTAATGGGAATCGGGGCATAGCGTTGATTGGCCGATACTAGGCAGCGCTGCTGCAGATCGAGCAGTTTACAGACCATCTCGCCGTTTAGCGCGGCAACCACGACTGAGCCATGTACAGGCGTACAAGAGCGATCAATGACCAGCAAGTCACCATTAAAAATACCTTTACGAATCATCGAATCACCATTAGCTCGTGCAAAAAAGGTCGCCGCAGGCCGCTTGACAATATGCCGGTTAAGGTCGATACGCTCTTCAACATAGTCATCAGCAGGGCTTGGAAAGCCTGCAGCCACGCGGCTAGCAAATAAAGGCAGGGTTAGGCTGGTTGCGCTAATGTCGCCATCAATAAGGCTTATTTTCATAATTACTACGGTTTAGTACTGTATATATAACCAGTATATAGTGGGGTAATAAAAGCACAAGCAAAGATCGCTGGCATGACTTTTTTTTCATCATCAGCTATGCGATATTGCAGTTTTTGACAGGATTTAAAATATGCAGCGAGAAAAACGTGATTCGTTTGTAAAGCAAACGCTGTTAGGTGGTTTAGTCATTATTTTGCCAGTTGCTATCCTAGCGATGGGCGTACGCTGGCTGTTTAATTTTGTCACAAATTTGATTCAGC of Pseudomonadales bacterium contains these proteins:
- a CDS encoding SDR family NAD(P)-dependent oxidoreductase, translating into MLNIFITGATNGIGRATAIALAQQGHRLFLLCRNPDLAESLRSELDALSNIPVTVYIADLAEVNSIKAAVAEFLALNIPLHRLINNAGVMHTSRHVCTINGEELEQMFAVNHLGHYLLTMLLLPKLIDTGQQADQPSRLVIVASEAHALFCKGMNFDDLNAQQSFKPLREYGRSKLANLLMMMSLLPDVNPQHVLINALHPGAVQSGLGGSGQWYEPIIKGLLRPFFLTASEGAATSLYVTTADISTHGGYYVKSKLHRMKPWAEDPVAAEKLAHYSKRILGLEQTSIDTEHG
- the nei gene encoding endonuclease VIII, translated to MPEGPEIRLAADKLQAVLQDKPVTVSFGLPKLAHYDELLSGERIIALETRGKALLTHFEHGYSIYSHNQLYGVWKVVKGHALPASSRSLRLLLQTDSHSAILYSASDISVWPTAELAMHPFLARVGPDILNPSLHWRDIAALLQSARFRRRELASLYLDQHFLAGIGNYLRSEILFIAQLQPKLKPSQLSRAQVGQLARATLTVSQRSYATRGITLAPNLAKRLKREAGPRERRRFYVFSRDGLPCYVCGTEIQRLELNGRRLYCCPHCQADV
- a CDS encoding NYN domain-containing protein produces the protein MCKLAIFVDVQNIYYTTRDQYGRAFNYRYFWQQIESQGDIVMATAYAIHRGDDKQFKFQQALKHIGFELKLKPFIQRRDGSAKGDWDVGITLDVMTAAPAVDKVILLSGDGDFDLLLARIKRDYQVQTQVFGVPQLTAASLIEVADEFQPIDQAWLLPS
- the umuD gene encoding translesion error-prone DNA polymerase V autoproteolytic subunit produces the protein MKISLIDGDISATSLTLPLFASRVAAGFPSPADDYVEERIDLNRHIVKRPAATFFARANGDSMIRKGIFNGDLLVIDRSCTPVHGSVVVAALNGEMVCKLLDLQQRCLVSANQRYAPIPINDAMDCVIEGVVTHCIRYLHVRTG
- a CDS encoding disulfide bond formation protein B, producing the protein MPDFFRQLNALGLLAVSAIMGYAIYDQLVANELPCPLCLIQRLGFSAVMLALMLNSLHGPKPVYYGFASLSAVFGGAAALRQVSLHVIPGTPGYGEPLWGMHFYTWAFVCFVIMIIGFSVISSFAAQYKTEFMPRYAGFKKQPWLIKLSCLVAVCILLANTLLTFAECGPQVCPDDPVEYWLFS
- a CDS encoding Y-family DNA polymerase, producing MFALVDCNSFYASCEQIFRPDLRHRPVVVLSNNDGCIVARNAAAKALNIPDLQAYFMLKPLLEQHRVAVFSSNYALYADISQRVVDTLSRFSSELEVYSIDESFLSLKQIGIPLPDYGQQIKHTVWRDVRMPVCVGIGPSKTLAKLANHIAKKSQRLHGVCMLDQPAQWHAVFKKLPVSKVWGVGHRLAKRLAMFDIHTVYDLQAANAKHIRKHFSVNLARTIAELNGEACLSLENQPSPKQQIYSTRSFGQRVYTLEGLLQAVSLYATRAAGKLRQQHSLVKTITAFVQTSRFDTEPYRNSATVVLPYASNDTRHIIAASQQAVRSIFRPGHAYAKAGVGLIELIDEQPSQLNFFQQYQTERSRQLMQTLDQLNRQQAQVFFASSGIDPDWQMQRQFKSPAYTTKLDELPLIHTR